A single window of Arvicola amphibius chromosome 15, mArvAmp1.2, whole genome shotgun sequence DNA harbors:
- the Kifc3 gene encoding kinesin-like protein KIFC3 isoform X1, which translates to MVPSRRTWNLGATPSLRGLWRVGRVQEPKPGMARPAPASPAARPFPHTGQGRLRTGRGKDTLTVGEEDSSSRRPSLVQCRALSVDWPGPRSPHRLYLTVQQALQDKGCQSKSQGTKEDKLPKRQAPAPRRDREAPEAGGAMNVENTGGRLFGIGRCSSLSGSPGPDPVVHRTVEAMSQLQEELVVLRERLALHDSDRQATTIQLQNQVEHLKEKLLSQAQEVSRLRSELGGTDVEKHRDRLMVENEQLKQELRCCEVELQELRAQPVVPCEGCEHSQESTQLRDKLSQLQLEVAENKGMLSELNLEVQQKTDRLAEVELRLKDCLAEKAQEEERLSRRLRDSHETIASLRAQSPPVKYVIKTVEVESSKTKQALSESQTRNQHLQEQVAMQRQVLKEMEQQLQNSHQLTVQLRAQIAMYEAELERAHGQMLEEMQSLEEDKNRAIEEAFARAQVEMKAVHENLAGVRTNLLTLQPALRTLTNDYNGLKRQVRGFPLLLQEALRSVKAEIGQAIEEVNSNNQELLRKYRRELQLRKKCHNELVRLKGNIRVIARVRPVTKEDGDGPEATNAVTFDPDDDSIIHLLHKGKPVSFELDKVFSPWASQQDVFQEVQALITSCIDGFNVCIFAYGQTGAGKTYTMEGTPENPGINQRALQLLFSEVQEKASDWQYNITVSAAEIYNEVLRDLLGKEPQEKLEIRLCPDGSGQLYVPGLTEFQVQSVDDINKVFEFGYNNRTTEFTNLNEHSSRSHALLIVTVRGVDCSTGLRTTGKLNLVDLAGSERVGKSGAEGNRLREAQHINRSLSALGDVIAALRSRQGHVPFRNSKLTYLLQDSLSGDSKTLMVVQVSPVEKNTSETLYSLKFAERVRSVELGPGSRRTELGSWSSQEHLEWEPACQTPQPSARAHSAPGSGTNSRPGSIRRKLQPSA; encoded by the exons ATGGTCCCCTCTCGCAGGACGTGGAACTTGGGAGCCACGCCTTCACTGCGGGGCCTGTGGAGAGTGGGCCGGGTCCAGGAACCCAAGCCCGGGATGGCTCGCCCCGCCCCAGCCAGCCCAGCCGCCCGCCCTTTCCCACACACCGGCCAGGGGAGGTTGAGAACTG gGCGTGGAAAAGACACCCTCACTGTTGGTGAGGAAGACTCAAGCTCCCGTCGCCCATCCCTGGTACAGTGTCGAGCCCTCAGTGTGGACTGGCCTGGCCCTAGGAGTCCACATAGACTCTACCTGACAGTTCAG CAGGCCCTGCAGGACAAGGGGTGCCAGAGCAAGAGTCAGGGGACGAAAGAAGACAAGCTCCCGAAGAGGCAGGCGCCGGCCCCCAGGCGGGACCGGGAGGCCCCAGAAGCTGGTGGCGCCATGAATGTAGAAAACACAG GTGGGCGGCTCTTTGGCATCGGGAGGTGCTCAAGCCTGTCGGGGTCACCAGGCCCAGACCCCGTGGTCCATAGGACGGTGGAGGCCATGTCCCAGCTTCAGGAGGAGCTGGTGGTCCTTCGGGAAAGGCTGGCCCTCCATGACAGTGACCGGCAAGCCACAACTATCCAGCTCCAGAACCAG GTGGAGCATCTGAAGGAAAAGCTCCTTAGCCAGGCCCAGGAAGTGAGCCGACTACGATCAGAACTG GGAGGCACCGACGTGGAAAAGCACCGAGACAGGCTGATGGTGGAGAACGAGCAGCTGAAGCAGGAGCTGAGGTGCTGTGAGGTGGAGCTGCAGGAGCTTCGGGCACAGCCGGTGGTGCCCTGTGAGGGCTGTGAGCACAGCCAG GAAAGCACCCAGCTCCGTGACAAGCTGTCCCAGCTGCAGCTGGAAGTGGCTGAGAACAAAGGCATGCTGTCAGAGCTGAACCTGGAGGTGCAGCAGAAGACTGACCGGCTAGCAGAGGTGGAGCTGCGGCTCAAGGACTGCTTGGCTGAGAAAGCACAGGAGGAGGAGCGGCTCAGCCGGCGCCTGCGGGACAGCCACGAGACTATCGCCAGTCTGAGGGCCCAGTCCCCACCGGTTAAG tACGTCATCAAGACAGTGGAGGTGGAGTCATCCAAGACCAAGCAGGCCCTCAGCGAGTCCCAGACCCGAAACCAGCACCTGCAGGAGCAAGTGGCCATGCAGCGGCAGGTGCTTAAAGAGATGGAGCAGCAGCTGCAGAACTCCCATCAGCTGACAGTACAGCTGCGGGCTCAG ATTGCCATGTATGAGGCGGAGCTGGAGCGGGCACACGGGCAGATGTTGGAGGAGATGCAGTCCCTGGAGGAGGATAAGAACCGGGCCATTGAGGAGGCCTTCGCACGGGCCCAGGTGGAGATGAAGGCAGTACACGAGAACCTGGCAG GTGTAAGGACCAACCTGCTGACGCTGCAGCCTGCACTGAGGACCCTCACCAACGACTATAATGGGCTCAAGCGGCAGGTGCGGGGCTTCCCCTTGCTCCTGCAGGAGGCTCTCAGGAGTGTCAAAGCTGAG ATTGGCCAGGCCATTGAGGAGGTCAACAGCAACAACCAGGAGCTGCTGCGCAAGTACCGCCGGGAACTGCAGCTGCGCAAGAAATGCCACAATGAGCTGGTGCGGCTGAAGG GAAACATCCGGGTGATTGCACGAGTCCGGCCAGTCACCAAGGAGGACGGGGACGGACCTGAGGCAACCAATGCTGTGACCTTTGATCCAGATGACGACTCCATCATCCACCTGCTGCACAAGGGCAAGCCTGTGTCCTTCGAGCTGGACAAGGTCTTCTCCCCGTGGGCCTCACAGCAGGAT GTGTTCCAAGAGGTACAGGCCCTCATCACCTCCTGCATCGATGGCTTCAATGTCTGTATCTTTGCTTATGGCCAGACAGGTGCCGGCAAGACATATACGATGGAG GGGACCCCTGAGAACCCAGGCATTAACCAGCGGGCCCTACAGCTGCTCTTCTCTGAGGTGCAGGAGAAGGCGTCTGACTGGCAGTACAACATCACCGTCAGCGCGGCTGAGATTTACAATGAGGTCCTCAG AGACCTGCTGGGGAAAGAGCCTCAGGAGAAGCTGGAGATCCGGCTGTGCCCAGATGGCAGCGGGCAGCTCTACGTGCCAGGGCTGACTGAGTTCCAGGTGCAGAGCGTGGATGACATCAACAAG gtgtttGAGTTTGGCTACAACAACCGCACCACAGAGTTCACCAACCTGAACGAACACAGCTCCCGCTCCCATGCTCTGCTCATTGTAACAGTGCGTGGTGTGGACTGCAGCACAGGCCTCCGAACCACGG GGAAGCTGAACCTGGTGGACCTGGCTGGTTCCGAGCGTGTGGGCAAGTCAGGGGCTGAAGGCAACCGCCTGCGAGAGGCACAGCACATCAACAGGTCCCTGTCTGCCCTGGGGGATGTCATTGCTGCCCTGAGGTCCCGACAGGGCCACGTGCCCTTCCGAAACTCCAAGCTCACCTACCTGCTGCAGGACTCCCTCAGTGGTGACAGCAAGACTCTCATGGTGGTGCAG GTCTCCCCAGTAGAGAAGAACACCAGCGAGACTTTGTACTCCCTCAAGTTTGCTGAGAGAGTTCGCTCTGTGGAGTTGGGCCCTGGGTCCCGCCGCACAGAGCTGGGCTCCTGGTCAAGCCAAGAGCATCTGGAg TGGGAGCCAGCTTGCCAGACACCACAGCCATCAGCGCGAGCCCACTCTGCCCCTGGCTCTGGGACCAACAGCCGTCCGGGCTCCATCCGAAGGAAGCTGCAGCCATCGG CCTGA
- the Kifc3 gene encoding kinesin-like protein KIFC3 isoform X2 yields MVPSRRTWNLGATPSLRGLWRVGRVQEPKPGMARPAPASPAARPFPHTGQGRLRTGRGKDTLTVGEEDSSSRRPSLVQCRALSVDWPGPRSPHRLYLTVQALQDKGCQSKSQGTKEDKLPKRQAPAPRRDREAPEAGGAMNVENTGGRLFGIGRCSSLSGSPGPDPVVHRTVEAMSQLQEELVVLRERLALHDSDRQATTIQLQNQVEHLKEKLLSQAQEVSRLRSELGGTDVEKHRDRLMVENEQLKQELRCCEVELQELRAQPVVPCEGCEHSQESTQLRDKLSQLQLEVAENKGMLSELNLEVQQKTDRLAEVELRLKDCLAEKAQEEERLSRRLRDSHETIASLRAQSPPVKYVIKTVEVESSKTKQALSESQTRNQHLQEQVAMQRQVLKEMEQQLQNSHQLTVQLRAQIAMYEAELERAHGQMLEEMQSLEEDKNRAIEEAFARAQVEMKAVHENLAGVRTNLLTLQPALRTLTNDYNGLKRQVRGFPLLLQEALRSVKAEIGQAIEEVNSNNQELLRKYRRELQLRKKCHNELVRLKGNIRVIARVRPVTKEDGDGPEATNAVTFDPDDDSIIHLLHKGKPVSFELDKVFSPWASQQDVFQEVQALITSCIDGFNVCIFAYGQTGAGKTYTMEGTPENPGINQRALQLLFSEVQEKASDWQYNITVSAAEIYNEVLRDLLGKEPQEKLEIRLCPDGSGQLYVPGLTEFQVQSVDDINKVFEFGYNNRTTEFTNLNEHSSRSHALLIVTVRGVDCSTGLRTTGKLNLVDLAGSERVGKSGAEGNRLREAQHINRSLSALGDVIAALRSRQGHVPFRNSKLTYLLQDSLSGDSKTLMVVQVSPVEKNTSETLYSLKFAERVRSVELGPGSRRTELGSWSSQEHLEWEPACQTPQPSARAHSAPGSGTNSRPGSIRRKLQPSA; encoded by the exons ATGGTCCCCTCTCGCAGGACGTGGAACTTGGGAGCCACGCCTTCACTGCGGGGCCTGTGGAGAGTGGGCCGGGTCCAGGAACCCAAGCCCGGGATGGCTCGCCCCGCCCCAGCCAGCCCAGCCGCCCGCCCTTTCCCACACACCGGCCAGGGGAGGTTGAGAACTG gGCGTGGAAAAGACACCCTCACTGTTGGTGAGGAAGACTCAAGCTCCCGTCGCCCATCCCTGGTACAGTGTCGAGCCCTCAGTGTGGACTGGCCTGGCCCTAGGAGTCCACATAGACTCTACCTGACAGTTCAG GCCCTGCAGGACAAGGGGTGCCAGAGCAAGAGTCAGGGGACGAAAGAAGACAAGCTCCCGAAGAGGCAGGCGCCGGCCCCCAGGCGGGACCGGGAGGCCCCAGAAGCTGGTGGCGCCATGAATGTAGAAAACACAG GTGGGCGGCTCTTTGGCATCGGGAGGTGCTCAAGCCTGTCGGGGTCACCAGGCCCAGACCCCGTGGTCCATAGGACGGTGGAGGCCATGTCCCAGCTTCAGGAGGAGCTGGTGGTCCTTCGGGAAAGGCTGGCCCTCCATGACAGTGACCGGCAAGCCACAACTATCCAGCTCCAGAACCAG GTGGAGCATCTGAAGGAAAAGCTCCTTAGCCAGGCCCAGGAAGTGAGCCGACTACGATCAGAACTG GGAGGCACCGACGTGGAAAAGCACCGAGACAGGCTGATGGTGGAGAACGAGCAGCTGAAGCAGGAGCTGAGGTGCTGTGAGGTGGAGCTGCAGGAGCTTCGGGCACAGCCGGTGGTGCCCTGTGAGGGCTGTGAGCACAGCCAG GAAAGCACCCAGCTCCGTGACAAGCTGTCCCAGCTGCAGCTGGAAGTGGCTGAGAACAAAGGCATGCTGTCAGAGCTGAACCTGGAGGTGCAGCAGAAGACTGACCGGCTAGCAGAGGTGGAGCTGCGGCTCAAGGACTGCTTGGCTGAGAAAGCACAGGAGGAGGAGCGGCTCAGCCGGCGCCTGCGGGACAGCCACGAGACTATCGCCAGTCTGAGGGCCCAGTCCCCACCGGTTAAG tACGTCATCAAGACAGTGGAGGTGGAGTCATCCAAGACCAAGCAGGCCCTCAGCGAGTCCCAGACCCGAAACCAGCACCTGCAGGAGCAAGTGGCCATGCAGCGGCAGGTGCTTAAAGAGATGGAGCAGCAGCTGCAGAACTCCCATCAGCTGACAGTACAGCTGCGGGCTCAG ATTGCCATGTATGAGGCGGAGCTGGAGCGGGCACACGGGCAGATGTTGGAGGAGATGCAGTCCCTGGAGGAGGATAAGAACCGGGCCATTGAGGAGGCCTTCGCACGGGCCCAGGTGGAGATGAAGGCAGTACACGAGAACCTGGCAG GTGTAAGGACCAACCTGCTGACGCTGCAGCCTGCACTGAGGACCCTCACCAACGACTATAATGGGCTCAAGCGGCAGGTGCGGGGCTTCCCCTTGCTCCTGCAGGAGGCTCTCAGGAGTGTCAAAGCTGAG ATTGGCCAGGCCATTGAGGAGGTCAACAGCAACAACCAGGAGCTGCTGCGCAAGTACCGCCGGGAACTGCAGCTGCGCAAGAAATGCCACAATGAGCTGGTGCGGCTGAAGG GAAACATCCGGGTGATTGCACGAGTCCGGCCAGTCACCAAGGAGGACGGGGACGGACCTGAGGCAACCAATGCTGTGACCTTTGATCCAGATGACGACTCCATCATCCACCTGCTGCACAAGGGCAAGCCTGTGTCCTTCGAGCTGGACAAGGTCTTCTCCCCGTGGGCCTCACAGCAGGAT GTGTTCCAAGAGGTACAGGCCCTCATCACCTCCTGCATCGATGGCTTCAATGTCTGTATCTTTGCTTATGGCCAGACAGGTGCCGGCAAGACATATACGATGGAG GGGACCCCTGAGAACCCAGGCATTAACCAGCGGGCCCTACAGCTGCTCTTCTCTGAGGTGCAGGAGAAGGCGTCTGACTGGCAGTACAACATCACCGTCAGCGCGGCTGAGATTTACAATGAGGTCCTCAG AGACCTGCTGGGGAAAGAGCCTCAGGAGAAGCTGGAGATCCGGCTGTGCCCAGATGGCAGCGGGCAGCTCTACGTGCCAGGGCTGACTGAGTTCCAGGTGCAGAGCGTGGATGACATCAACAAG gtgtttGAGTTTGGCTACAACAACCGCACCACAGAGTTCACCAACCTGAACGAACACAGCTCCCGCTCCCATGCTCTGCTCATTGTAACAGTGCGTGGTGTGGACTGCAGCACAGGCCTCCGAACCACGG GGAAGCTGAACCTGGTGGACCTGGCTGGTTCCGAGCGTGTGGGCAAGTCAGGGGCTGAAGGCAACCGCCTGCGAGAGGCACAGCACATCAACAGGTCCCTGTCTGCCCTGGGGGATGTCATTGCTGCCCTGAGGTCCCGACAGGGCCACGTGCCCTTCCGAAACTCCAAGCTCACCTACCTGCTGCAGGACTCCCTCAGTGGTGACAGCAAGACTCTCATGGTGGTGCAG GTCTCCCCAGTAGAGAAGAACACCAGCGAGACTTTGTACTCCCTCAAGTTTGCTGAGAGAGTTCGCTCTGTGGAGTTGGGCCCTGGGTCCCGCCGCACAGAGCTGGGCTCCTGGTCAAGCCAAGAGCATCTGGAg TGGGAGCCAGCTTGCCAGACACCACAGCCATCAGCGCGAGCCCACTCTGCCCCTGGCTCTGGGACCAACAGCCGTCCGGGCTCCATCCGAAGGAAGCTGCAGCCATCGG CCTGA
- the Kifc3 gene encoding kinesin-like protein KIFC3 isoform X3, with amino-acid sequence MVPSRRTWNLGATPSLRGLWRVGRVQEPKPGMARPAPASPAARPFPHTGQGRLRTGRGKDTLTVGEEDSSSRRPSLVQCRALSVDWPGPRSPHRLYLTVQVEHLKEKLLSQAQEVSRLRSELGGTDVEKHRDRLMVENEQLKQELRCCEVELQELRAQPVVPCEGCEHSQESTQLRDKLSQLQLEVAENKGMLSELNLEVQQKTDRLAEVELRLKDCLAEKAQEEERLSRRLRDSHETIASLRAQSPPVKYVIKTVEVESSKTKQALSESQTRNQHLQEQVAMQRQVLKEMEQQLQNSHQLTVQLRAQIAMYEAELERAHGQMLEEMQSLEEDKNRAIEEAFARAQVEMKAVHENLAGVRTNLLTLQPALRTLTNDYNGLKRQVRGFPLLLQEALRSVKAEIGQAIEEVNSNNQELLRKYRRELQLRKKCHNELVRLKGNIRVIARVRPVTKEDGDGPEATNAVTFDPDDDSIIHLLHKGKPVSFELDKVFSPWASQQDVFQEVQALITSCIDGFNVCIFAYGQTGAGKTYTMEGTPENPGINQRALQLLFSEVQEKASDWQYNITVSAAEIYNEVLRDLLGKEPQEKLEIRLCPDGSGQLYVPGLTEFQVQSVDDINKVFEFGYNNRTTEFTNLNEHSSRSHALLIVTVRGVDCSTGLRTTGKLNLVDLAGSERVGKSGAEGNRLREAQHINRSLSALGDVIAALRSRQGHVPFRNSKLTYLLQDSLSGDSKTLMVVQVSPVEKNTSETLYSLKFAERVRSVELGPGSRRTELGSWSSQEHLEWEPACQTPQPSARAHSAPGSGTNSRPGSIRRKLQPSA; translated from the exons ATGGTCCCCTCTCGCAGGACGTGGAACTTGGGAGCCACGCCTTCACTGCGGGGCCTGTGGAGAGTGGGCCGGGTCCAGGAACCCAAGCCCGGGATGGCTCGCCCCGCCCCAGCCAGCCCAGCCGCCCGCCCTTTCCCACACACCGGCCAGGGGAGGTTGAGAACTG gGCGTGGAAAAGACACCCTCACTGTTGGTGAGGAAGACTCAAGCTCCCGTCGCCCATCCCTGGTACAGTGTCGAGCCCTCAGTGTGGACTGGCCTGGCCCTAGGAGTCCACATAGACTCTACCTGACAGTTCAG GTGGAGCATCTGAAGGAAAAGCTCCTTAGCCAGGCCCAGGAAGTGAGCCGACTACGATCAGAACTG GGAGGCACCGACGTGGAAAAGCACCGAGACAGGCTGATGGTGGAGAACGAGCAGCTGAAGCAGGAGCTGAGGTGCTGTGAGGTGGAGCTGCAGGAGCTTCGGGCACAGCCGGTGGTGCCCTGTGAGGGCTGTGAGCACAGCCAG GAAAGCACCCAGCTCCGTGACAAGCTGTCCCAGCTGCAGCTGGAAGTGGCTGAGAACAAAGGCATGCTGTCAGAGCTGAACCTGGAGGTGCAGCAGAAGACTGACCGGCTAGCAGAGGTGGAGCTGCGGCTCAAGGACTGCTTGGCTGAGAAAGCACAGGAGGAGGAGCGGCTCAGCCGGCGCCTGCGGGACAGCCACGAGACTATCGCCAGTCTGAGGGCCCAGTCCCCACCGGTTAAG tACGTCATCAAGACAGTGGAGGTGGAGTCATCCAAGACCAAGCAGGCCCTCAGCGAGTCCCAGACCCGAAACCAGCACCTGCAGGAGCAAGTGGCCATGCAGCGGCAGGTGCTTAAAGAGATGGAGCAGCAGCTGCAGAACTCCCATCAGCTGACAGTACAGCTGCGGGCTCAG ATTGCCATGTATGAGGCGGAGCTGGAGCGGGCACACGGGCAGATGTTGGAGGAGATGCAGTCCCTGGAGGAGGATAAGAACCGGGCCATTGAGGAGGCCTTCGCACGGGCCCAGGTGGAGATGAAGGCAGTACACGAGAACCTGGCAG GTGTAAGGACCAACCTGCTGACGCTGCAGCCTGCACTGAGGACCCTCACCAACGACTATAATGGGCTCAAGCGGCAGGTGCGGGGCTTCCCCTTGCTCCTGCAGGAGGCTCTCAGGAGTGTCAAAGCTGAG ATTGGCCAGGCCATTGAGGAGGTCAACAGCAACAACCAGGAGCTGCTGCGCAAGTACCGCCGGGAACTGCAGCTGCGCAAGAAATGCCACAATGAGCTGGTGCGGCTGAAGG GAAACATCCGGGTGATTGCACGAGTCCGGCCAGTCACCAAGGAGGACGGGGACGGACCTGAGGCAACCAATGCTGTGACCTTTGATCCAGATGACGACTCCATCATCCACCTGCTGCACAAGGGCAAGCCTGTGTCCTTCGAGCTGGACAAGGTCTTCTCCCCGTGGGCCTCACAGCAGGAT GTGTTCCAAGAGGTACAGGCCCTCATCACCTCCTGCATCGATGGCTTCAATGTCTGTATCTTTGCTTATGGCCAGACAGGTGCCGGCAAGACATATACGATGGAG GGGACCCCTGAGAACCCAGGCATTAACCAGCGGGCCCTACAGCTGCTCTTCTCTGAGGTGCAGGAGAAGGCGTCTGACTGGCAGTACAACATCACCGTCAGCGCGGCTGAGATTTACAATGAGGTCCTCAG AGACCTGCTGGGGAAAGAGCCTCAGGAGAAGCTGGAGATCCGGCTGTGCCCAGATGGCAGCGGGCAGCTCTACGTGCCAGGGCTGACTGAGTTCCAGGTGCAGAGCGTGGATGACATCAACAAG gtgtttGAGTTTGGCTACAACAACCGCACCACAGAGTTCACCAACCTGAACGAACACAGCTCCCGCTCCCATGCTCTGCTCATTGTAACAGTGCGTGGTGTGGACTGCAGCACAGGCCTCCGAACCACGG GGAAGCTGAACCTGGTGGACCTGGCTGGTTCCGAGCGTGTGGGCAAGTCAGGGGCTGAAGGCAACCGCCTGCGAGAGGCACAGCACATCAACAGGTCCCTGTCTGCCCTGGGGGATGTCATTGCTGCCCTGAGGTCCCGACAGGGCCACGTGCCCTTCCGAAACTCCAAGCTCACCTACCTGCTGCAGGACTCCCTCAGTGGTGACAGCAAGACTCTCATGGTGGTGCAG GTCTCCCCAGTAGAGAAGAACACCAGCGAGACTTTGTACTCCCTCAAGTTTGCTGAGAGAGTTCGCTCTGTGGAGTTGGGCCCTGGGTCCCGCCGCACAGAGCTGGGCTCCTGGTCAAGCCAAGAGCATCTGGAg TGGGAGCCAGCTTGCCAGACACCACAGCCATCAGCGCGAGCCCACTCTGCCCCTGGCTCTGGGACCAACAGCCGTCCGGGCTCCATCCGAAGGAAGCTGCAGCCATCGG CCTGA
- the Kifc3 gene encoding kinesin-like protein KIFC3 isoform X4, producing MNVENTGGRLFGIGRCSSLSGSPGPDPVVHRTVEAMSQLQEELVVLRERLALHDSDRQATTIQLQNQVEHLKEKLLSQAQEVSRLRSELGGTDVEKHRDRLMVENEQLKQELRCCEVELQELRAQPVVPCEGCEHSQESTQLRDKLSQLQLEVAENKGMLSELNLEVQQKTDRLAEVELRLKDCLAEKAQEEERLSRRLRDSHETIASLRAQSPPVKYVIKTVEVESSKTKQALSESQTRNQHLQEQVAMQRQVLKEMEQQLQNSHQLTVQLRAQIAMYEAELERAHGQMLEEMQSLEEDKNRAIEEAFARAQVEMKAVHENLAGVRTNLLTLQPALRTLTNDYNGLKRQVRGFPLLLQEALRSVKAEIGQAIEEVNSNNQELLRKYRRELQLRKKCHNELVRLKGNIRVIARVRPVTKEDGDGPEATNAVTFDPDDDSIIHLLHKGKPVSFELDKVFSPWASQQDVFQEVQALITSCIDGFNVCIFAYGQTGAGKTYTMEGTPENPGINQRALQLLFSEVQEKASDWQYNITVSAAEIYNEVLRDLLGKEPQEKLEIRLCPDGSGQLYVPGLTEFQVQSVDDINKVFEFGYNNRTTEFTNLNEHSSRSHALLIVTVRGVDCSTGLRTTGKLNLVDLAGSERVGKSGAEGNRLREAQHINRSLSALGDVIAALRSRQGHVPFRNSKLTYLLQDSLSGDSKTLMVVQVSPVEKNTSETLYSLKFAERVRSVELGPGSRRTELGSWSSQEHLEWEPACQTPQPSARAHSAPGSGTNSRPGSIRRKLQPSA from the exons ATGAATGTAGAAAACACAG GTGGGCGGCTCTTTGGCATCGGGAGGTGCTCAAGCCTGTCGGGGTCACCAGGCCCAGACCCCGTGGTCCATAGGACGGTGGAGGCCATGTCCCAGCTTCAGGAGGAGCTGGTGGTCCTTCGGGAAAGGCTGGCCCTCCATGACAGTGACCGGCAAGCCACAACTATCCAGCTCCAGAACCAG GTGGAGCATCTGAAGGAAAAGCTCCTTAGCCAGGCCCAGGAAGTGAGCCGACTACGATCAGAACTG GGAGGCACCGACGTGGAAAAGCACCGAGACAGGCTGATGGTGGAGAACGAGCAGCTGAAGCAGGAGCTGAGGTGCTGTGAGGTGGAGCTGCAGGAGCTTCGGGCACAGCCGGTGGTGCCCTGTGAGGGCTGTGAGCACAGCCAG GAAAGCACCCAGCTCCGTGACAAGCTGTCCCAGCTGCAGCTGGAAGTGGCTGAGAACAAAGGCATGCTGTCAGAGCTGAACCTGGAGGTGCAGCAGAAGACTGACCGGCTAGCAGAGGTGGAGCTGCGGCTCAAGGACTGCTTGGCTGAGAAAGCACAGGAGGAGGAGCGGCTCAGCCGGCGCCTGCGGGACAGCCACGAGACTATCGCCAGTCTGAGGGCCCAGTCCCCACCGGTTAAG tACGTCATCAAGACAGTGGAGGTGGAGTCATCCAAGACCAAGCAGGCCCTCAGCGAGTCCCAGACCCGAAACCAGCACCTGCAGGAGCAAGTGGCCATGCAGCGGCAGGTGCTTAAAGAGATGGAGCAGCAGCTGCAGAACTCCCATCAGCTGACAGTACAGCTGCGGGCTCAG ATTGCCATGTATGAGGCGGAGCTGGAGCGGGCACACGGGCAGATGTTGGAGGAGATGCAGTCCCTGGAGGAGGATAAGAACCGGGCCATTGAGGAGGCCTTCGCACGGGCCCAGGTGGAGATGAAGGCAGTACACGAGAACCTGGCAG GTGTAAGGACCAACCTGCTGACGCTGCAGCCTGCACTGAGGACCCTCACCAACGACTATAATGGGCTCAAGCGGCAGGTGCGGGGCTTCCCCTTGCTCCTGCAGGAGGCTCTCAGGAGTGTCAAAGCTGAG ATTGGCCAGGCCATTGAGGAGGTCAACAGCAACAACCAGGAGCTGCTGCGCAAGTACCGCCGGGAACTGCAGCTGCGCAAGAAATGCCACAATGAGCTGGTGCGGCTGAAGG GAAACATCCGGGTGATTGCACGAGTCCGGCCAGTCACCAAGGAGGACGGGGACGGACCTGAGGCAACCAATGCTGTGACCTTTGATCCAGATGACGACTCCATCATCCACCTGCTGCACAAGGGCAAGCCTGTGTCCTTCGAGCTGGACAAGGTCTTCTCCCCGTGGGCCTCACAGCAGGAT GTGTTCCAAGAGGTACAGGCCCTCATCACCTCCTGCATCGATGGCTTCAATGTCTGTATCTTTGCTTATGGCCAGACAGGTGCCGGCAAGACATATACGATGGAG GGGACCCCTGAGAACCCAGGCATTAACCAGCGGGCCCTACAGCTGCTCTTCTCTGAGGTGCAGGAGAAGGCGTCTGACTGGCAGTACAACATCACCGTCAGCGCGGCTGAGATTTACAATGAGGTCCTCAG AGACCTGCTGGGGAAAGAGCCTCAGGAGAAGCTGGAGATCCGGCTGTGCCCAGATGGCAGCGGGCAGCTCTACGTGCCAGGGCTGACTGAGTTCCAGGTGCAGAGCGTGGATGACATCAACAAG gtgtttGAGTTTGGCTACAACAACCGCACCACAGAGTTCACCAACCTGAACGAACACAGCTCCCGCTCCCATGCTCTGCTCATTGTAACAGTGCGTGGTGTGGACTGCAGCACAGGCCTCCGAACCACGG GGAAGCTGAACCTGGTGGACCTGGCTGGTTCCGAGCGTGTGGGCAAGTCAGGGGCTGAAGGCAACCGCCTGCGAGAGGCACAGCACATCAACAGGTCCCTGTCTGCCCTGGGGGATGTCATTGCTGCCCTGAGGTCCCGACAGGGCCACGTGCCCTTCCGAAACTCCAAGCTCACCTACCTGCTGCAGGACTCCCTCAGTGGTGACAGCAAGACTCTCATGGTGGTGCAG GTCTCCCCAGTAGAGAAGAACACCAGCGAGACTTTGTACTCCCTCAAGTTTGCTGAGAGAGTTCGCTCTGTGGAGTTGGGCCCTGGGTCCCGCCGCACAGAGCTGGGCTCCTGGTCAAGCCAAGAGCATCTGGAg TGGGAGCCAGCTTGCCAGACACCACAGCCATCAGCGCGAGCCCACTCTGCCCCTGGCTCTGGGACCAACAGCCGTCCGGGCTCCATCCGAAGGAAGCTGCAGCCATCGG CCTGA